From the genome of Pseudomonas hamedanensis:
CAGCCAGCTCAACGGCCGCGCGCGGGTGTTGCTCGAAGACGTGTTCAGCAACATCTGGGTCGAAGGCGAAATCTCCAACCTCGCCCGCCCGGCGTCCGGCCACATTTACTTCACCCTCAAGGACAGCGGCGCGCAGGTGCGTTGCGCGCTGTTCCGGCAGAACGCCGCGCGGGTGCGCCAGGCGTTGAAGGACGGTCTGGCGGTCAAGGTGCGCGGCAAGGTTTCGCTGTTCGAAGGCCGCGGCGACTATCAGCTGATTCTCGACACCGTGGAGCCGGCCGGTGACGGTGCGCTGCGTCTGGCCTTCGATGCGCTGAAGGAAAAGCTCAGTGCCGAGGGCCTGTTCAGTGCCGAACGCAAAGTGCCGCTGCCGGCCCATCCGCAGCGCATCGGCATCATCAGTTCGCCGACCGGCGCTGTGATTCGCGACATCATCAGCGTATTCCGCCGCCGCGCGCCGCAGGTGCAACTGACGTTGATTCCGACCGCCGTGCAGGGCCGCGAGGCCATCGCGCAAATCGTCCGCGCCTTGAAAATGGCTGACGCCCGCGGCTTCGATGCGTTGATCCTCGCCCGTGGCGGCGGCTCACTGGAAGACCTCTGGTGCTTCAACGAAGAAGCCGTGGCGCGCGCGATCGATGCCTGTGTGACGCCGATTGTCAGCGCGGTCGGCCATGAAACCGACGTATCGATCAGCGACTTTGTCGCCGACGTGCGGGCACCGACGCCCTCGGCGGCGGCCGAATTGCTCGCCCCGGACTCCAGCCATTTGATCCGTCAGGTTGAAAGCCTGCATCGCCGCCTGGTCATGCGCATGCGTGATCGCTTGATGCGCGATCGCCTGCGTCTGGAAGGCATGGCGCGGCGCCTGCGGCATCCCGGCGAACGTCTGCGCCAGCAAGCGCAACGTCTGGATGATCTGGACATGCGCATGCGCCGGGCTTTCGAGCGCAGCCTCAACACCCGTCGCGAACGCTTGATCCGTCTGGAAACCCGCCTGGCCGGGCAACACCCGGGGCGGCAACTGGCGATGCTCCGCCAGCGCCTCGAAAGCCTCGCCGACCGCTTGCCCCGAGCCATGCGCGAAGGTCTGAAAAACCGTCGTCAGCAATTGCACAGCCAGATGCAGACGCTGCACGTAGTCAGCCCGCTGGCGACTCTCGGTCGTGGTTACAGCATCTTGCTCGACGAGCGCGGCCACGCGATCCGCAACGCTGCCCAGACCCACACCGGCCAGCGCCTGAAAGCCAAACTGGGCGAAGGCGAACTGCAAGTGCGCGTCGAGGACAATCACCTGACGCCCGTCACCCTCTCTTTACTGGACTGATCCATGCCGCGTTTTCTCGCACCACTGCTGTTGCTCTGTTTGTCTTTCAACGCCCACGCCGACAGTTACATCACCCGGCTGCTGAACAAACCGGTGCCGGGCGGCGTTGCAGTGGTCGATCTGGGCACGGCCGCACAGGCCCCAAAGGCGACTTATCAGGGCAGACCGGTACTGGTGGTGAAAGAGCAGAACAACTGGCTGGCGATCGTCGGCGTGCCATTGACGGTCAAACCGGGCGCCCAGCAAATCAATAGCGCTGGCCGCACGCTGCCGTTCACCGTCGGCAGCAAGGAATACCCGGAACAGCACATCACCCTGAAGAACAAACAACAGGTCAATCCAGACGCCAACAACCTCAAGCGCATCGAGGGCGAACTGGCCGAGCAGATCAAGGCTTACCGCAGTTTCAGCCCGAACACGCCGAGCAACCTGCTGCTGGACAAACCGGTCAACGGCCCGCTGTCGAGCAAGTTCGGTGTGCGCCGTTTCTTCAATGGCGAAGAGCGCAATCCCCATGCCGGGCTTGATTTCGCGGTACCGGCCGGGACACCAATCAAGACGCCAGCGGCCGGCAAGGTGATTCTGATCGGCAACTACTTCTTCAATGGCAACACTGTGTTTGTTGACCATGGCCAAGGCTTTATCAGCATGTTCTGCCATATGTCGAAGATCGACGTGAAGAACGGCCAGCAACTGGCCCGGGGCGCGGTGGTGGGCAAGGTTGGCGCCACAGGGCGGGCGACCGGGCCGCATATGCACTGGAACGTCAGCCTGAATGATGCGCGGGTGGATCCGGCGATATTCATTGGTGCGTTCCAACCGTAATCGTTGTGTCGAGGCTGCTGGCCTCTTCGCGGGCAAGCCCGCTCCCACAGTGTCCGTGTCGTACACAAATTTTATGTACACCCGAATAACCTGTGGGAGCGGGCTTGCCCGCGAAGGCGTCCTGACCAACACCACAAGGCCCCATGACACACCGCCCGCTCGATTGCGCCCCAATCGAACCCCACGCAAAAATAACGACAATCCCAGCCATCAAGCACAATAAAATCGCGCAAAAAACCGCTTTTCGGGTATTCCTCTCAATTTTTTTCGACTGCTTGCCATCCTTCCCCCTCAAGGTTAGGGTTGAGGCCATGAAAACCTCTCACACCCTCATTCAGCTTCGCCAGCACCGCAGCCTGTGCCTCGTCAGTGCACGACTGCCGGGCTGAATCGCTGCGCCTCGTCCCACGCTTTTCCAAGAACATACGTTCAA
Proteins encoded in this window:
- the xseA gene encoding exodeoxyribonuclease VII large subunit, with product MIKDPFARLGLDREVLTVSQLNGRARVLLEDVFSNIWVEGEISNLARPASGHIYFTLKDSGAQVRCALFRQNAARVRQALKDGLAVKVRGKVSLFEGRGDYQLILDTVEPAGDGALRLAFDALKEKLSAEGLFSAERKVPLPAHPQRIGIISSPTGAVIRDIISVFRRRAPQVQLTLIPTAVQGREAIAQIVRALKMADARGFDALILARGGGSLEDLWCFNEEAVARAIDACVTPIVSAVGHETDVSISDFVADVRAPTPSAAAELLAPDSSHLIRQVESLHRRLVMRMRDRLMRDRLRLEGMARRLRHPGERLRQQAQRLDDLDMRMRRAFERSLNTRRERLIRLETRLAGQHPGRQLAMLRQRLESLADRLPRAMREGLKNRRQQLHSQMQTLHVVSPLATLGRGYSILLDERGHAIRNAAQTHTGQRLKAKLGEGELQVRVEDNHLTPVTLSLLD
- a CDS encoding peptidoglycan DD-metalloendopeptidase family protein gives rise to the protein MPRFLAPLLLLCLSFNAHADSYITRLLNKPVPGGVAVVDLGTAAQAPKATYQGRPVLVVKEQNNWLAIVGVPLTVKPGAQQINSAGRTLPFTVGSKEYPEQHITLKNKQQVNPDANNLKRIEGELAEQIKAYRSFSPNTPSNLLLDKPVNGPLSSKFGVRRFFNGEERNPHAGLDFAVPAGTPIKTPAAGKVILIGNYFFNGNTVFVDHGQGFISMFCHMSKIDVKNGQQLARGAVVGKVGATGRATGPHMHWNVSLNDARVDPAIFIGAFQP